In Thunnus thynnus chromosome 11, fThuThy2.1, whole genome shotgun sequence, the following proteins share a genomic window:
- the si:ch211-218d20.15 gene encoding uncharacterized protein si:ch211-218d20.15 translates to MAVSTSEPLCQPCVYHEAFKVELQVKRPLMPVQLSPEQVGLEMLCLCGQLDLLIRAQMQQFQEQLGQGCSPEESDTFQAQGSEILDHMLQCLEHLPKPMPQLEDYLDMVGLSAMFPRVEVFLIQGSPVDMLERPPMDEYFSHIAKLNQLLVLSQQLEEDIRHLGSHKYIAHQLSVIYQVISSFRGIQAFSEIKKDIEANFKQMKQSLVIEEGSRHEPQLAAQYINWILEITHSLTSVVLSLPEELTDDLHQAVTFVSQFLS, encoded by the exons ATGGCAGTAAGCACATCAGAGCCGCTCTGTCAGCCCTGCGTTTACCATGAAGCGTTTAAAG TGGAGCTACAGGTGAAGAGACCTCTGATGCCGGTCCAGCTGAGTCCAGAGCAGGTGGGCCTGGAGATGCTGTGTCTTTGTGGGCAACTGGACCTCCTCATCAGAGCACAGATGCAGCAG TTCCAGGAGCAGTTGGGGCAAGGCTGCAGCCCGGAGGAGTCAGACACTTTCCAGGCTCAAG GATCGGAGATTCTCGACCACATGCTGCAGTGCCTTGAACATCTACCAAAACCTATGCCACAGCTGGAG GACTACCTGGACATGGTGGGTCTGTCCGCCATGTTTCCTCGTGTAGAGGTGTTCCTCATTCAAGGCAGCCCGGTAGACATGCTGGAGAGGCCGCCGATGGATG AATACTTCTCCCACATTGCCAAATTGAACCAGCTCCTGGTGCTGAGTCAACAGCTAGAGGAGGATATCAGGCACCTAGGAAGTCATAAATACATCGCCCACCAGCTCTCGGTTATATAT cAAGTCATTAGCTCCTTCAGAGGAATTCAGGCCTTctctgaaataaagaaagataTCGAGGCCAACTTCAAACAGATGAAACAGTCTCTAGTGATAGAGGAAGGCTCCAGGCATGAGCCTCAGCTGGCTGCTCAATACATCAACTG GATATTAGAAATAACTCACAGCTTGACATCAGTGGTGTTGTCACTACCGGAGGAGCTGACAGACGACCTCCACCAGGCCGTGACCTTCGTGTCACAGTTCCTGTCCTGA